The following nucleotide sequence is from Desulfonatronovibrio magnus.
CAGGGCCAAGAGGATGACCGAAATATGTGCTCTTCCTTCCATGACCTGGTGGAAATGCCTTCTGAATTCTTTAAGGTCTATATCCCTGACTTTTCCTTTGCCTTTTTCAATGTTCATGGTATTGATGAGGCAAAAGTTCAGGAAAAGATACTGCTCAAGTTCTATGTTGAAATAATCAAGATGCAGAACGACCCGAATATCAAGGGTTTGCCGACTCGGCTGGTCCGAGGTCTTTTGGAATCTATGGAGCAGAGAACTGCCCTGGAATACATTGATATTTTCTTTAGATACCTGGTTAAAAGCTCCGGATATCTATACAAGGAAGACTACAAAAAAGCTCTGGATCTCATTCCAGAGGGAGGTGAAAAGATAATGGAAACTTTAGCTGATCAGTGGCTTAGGCAGGGTAAGCATGAAGGGCTTATTATNNNNNNNNNNCTGCTCAAGTTCTATGTTGAAATAATCAAGATGCAGAACGACTCGAATATCAAAGAGTTGCCACCTCGGCTGGTTCTTGGTCTGTTAAAAGCTCTGGGGCCAAGAACTGCCCTGGAATACATTGAGATTTTCTTTACATACCTGGTTAAGAGCTCCGGCTATCTAAACCAGGAAGACTACAAAAAAGCTCTGGATCTCATTCCAGAGGGAGGTGAGAAGATAATGGAAACTTTAGCTGACCAGTGGCTTAGGCAGGGTAAGCATGAAGGGCTTATTATTGGAGAACAGAAAGGCGAACTTAAAAACGCCCAAGACACCTTGGTAGCCCTTGCAACAGAGCTATATGGACCGCTTCCTATGATGCTCTCAGTCAAAATTAGATCCATCCAGTCCATCGATAACCTTCGAATTTTAACCATAAAGATCATCAGAACTGAGTCCTTAAGGGAGTTTACAGAGCTGGTAGACAGGGCTGCTGAGAATTGACTTCTTGATTGTGCCATAAATAACGTGGAGCTACATGCTGTCTAGACAATAACTGGCCAGCTACGTCGACTTTTTAAACCTCTAAACTGTTTCCGCATACCTGACATCAAAAACATCCCAGGAGGCCAAAAATAGGCTTCCTGGGGGCTTCTTAATTCAAAGGGACATCCATGAAGCCAACAGTGAAGCCGACAGGGACAGACGAAATATGCTTTACTTTTTATTCCATCTCGGGTAAGTATCCTTCCATCAACACCAACCCCTCATCTTAAGGAGGTAAGCCATGCCCAGAAATGCCAGATTCACTCTGCCGGACAGACCGGCCATTTACCACATCATATCCCGAACAGCTTTGCCCGGCTTTCCCCTTGGTGACATTGAAAAAGACAAGCTGCTGGATATAATCAGATATTTCAGTAACATCTATTTTGTGGATATCCTTGGTTTCTCAATCATGGGGAATCACTGGCACCTGGCCGTGAAAGTCTACCCTCATGAATATGCTGACAGAGATGAGGTTAAAGAAAGATTTGCCAGGCGATACGGAGAGGATGTCCATTTTGGGGATCAGGATATGGAAAAGTTCAGCAAAAAATGGACTGATCTTTCTGAGTTCGTCCGAGAGATTAAGCAGACCTTTTCCCGGTATTACAATAAGAGGCATAACAGGCGCGGTTTTTTCTGGGGTGAGCGGTTTAAGAGCATGATCGTCCAGGAAGGCCATACCTTAGTGAACATGCTGGCCTATATCGATCTGAATCCCATAAGGGCAGGGATAGTAAAGAAACCCGAAGATTACCGCTGGTGTTCCCTAGGCTACCATACCCAGACCGGGAACAGGGATAATTTGCTGTCCATAGACTTTGGGATGAAGGAATGGAAT
It contains:
- a CDS encoding Rpn family recombination-promoting nuclease/putative transposase encodes the protein MHSLQWLELQEQHMLVDGKLPPIIPIVIYQGQEDDRNMCSSFHDLVEMPSEFFKVYIPDFSFAFFNVHGIDEAKVQEKILLKFYVEIIKMQNDPNIKGLPTRLVRGLLESMEQRTALEYIDIFFRYLVKSSGYLYKEDYKKALDLIPEGGEKIMETLADQWLRQGKHEGLI
- a CDS encoding transposase, which translates into the protein MPRNARFTLPDRPAIYHIISRTALPGFPLGDIEKDKLLDIIRYFSNIYFVDILGFSIMGNHWHLAVKVYPHEYADRDEVKERFARRYGEDVHFGDQDMEKFSKKWTDLSEFVREIKQTFSRYYNKRHNRRGFFWGERFKSMIVQEGHTLVNMLAYIDLNPIRAGIVKKPEDYRWCSLGYHTQTGNRDNLLSIDFGMKEWNEFDPKEIIRKYRQFVYETGAVDAGKGKVMDKKIVEKARKKGYKISRAERFRYRCRYFTDSGVIGGKDFVQEVFDQVKHLLRSKDERKFTPVGGVEGLYSMKRLGSS